In Phyllopteryx taeniolatus isolate TA_2022b chromosome 13, UOR_Ptae_1.2, whole genome shotgun sequence, the following are encoded in one genomic region:
- the syf2 gene encoding pre-mRNA-splicing factor syf2: MASGSEEKSTATEGELPETFASSKREDRLRKFRELHFKRNEARKLNHQEVVEEDKRLKLPSNWEAKKARLEWELNEDEKKKECAARGEDYHRVKLLDITAGDAERWERKKKKKNPDTGFAGYAEAQFRQYQRLTKQIRPDMQNYEKQREECGEDFHPTSNSLIHGTHVPSQEGIDRMVEDVEKQIDKRAKYSRRRAYNDDADIDYINERNAKFNKKAERFYGKYTAEIKQNLERGTAV, translated from the exons ATGGCGTCCGGCAGTGAG GAGAAGAGTACAGCCACTGAAGGGGAGCTGCCCGAAACCTTCGCGTCTTCAAAGAGGGAGGACAGACTACGAAAGTTCCGCGAGTTACATTTTAAACGG AATGAAGCACGCAAGCTCAATCACCAGGAAGTTGTTGAGGAGGATAAGAGGCTCAAGCTACCCTCTAACTGGGAGGCTAAAAAAGCCAGACTGGAGTGGGAACTTAAtgaagatgaaaagaaaaag GAATGTGCAGCCAGAGGTGAAGACTACCACAGAGTGAAACTCCTTGATATCACAGCTGGTGATGCAGAGCGGtgggagaggaagaagaagaagaagaatcctgACACGGGATTTGCAG GTTATGCGGAAGCCCAATTTAGGCAGTATCAGAGGCTCACGAAACAAATCAGACCAGACATGCAAAACTATGAGAAACAGCGAGAGGAATG TGGTGAGGACTTCCACCCCACGTCCAATAGCTTGATCCACGGCACCCATGTCCCTTCCCAGGAAGGCATTGACCGCATGGTGGAAGACGTCGAGAAACA GATCGACAAGCGGGCCAAATATAGCCGACGCAGGGCCTACAATGACGACGCAGACATCGATTACATTAACGAGAGGAACGCCAAGTTCAACAAGAAGGCGGAACGGTTTTATGGCAAATACACAGCAGAGATCAAGCAGAACCTGGAGAGAGGCACTGCTGTTTAA
- the mgst3b gene encoding microsomal glutathione S-transferase 3b, which produces MRPGSERNNWPEMDILTVLPSNFGYVIFTYLYSWIMLSYLAVKVGAARKKYDVKYPTMYSDKAQVFNCIQRAHQNTLEVYPQWLVFQTIAALVFPLTASVLGAIWVTSRLSYAWGYYTGEPAKRMNGAYGYIGYLGVICLSIYVGLQLLGVF; this is translated from the exons ATGCGACCTGGAAGCGAACGTAACAATTGGCCAGAGATGGATATTCTGACTGTTTTGCCCTCCAATTTTGGATATGTCATATTCACCTACCTATACAGTTGGATTATGCTGTCTTATTTAGCTGTAAAAGTTGGAGCTGCCCGGAAGAAGTATGACGTTAAG TATCCAACCATGTACAGTGACAAGGCTCAAGTGTTCAACTGTATCCAGAGGGCCCATCAGAACACTCTTGAGGTGTATCCTCAGTGGCTTGTTTTCCAGACCATCGCAGCCCTCGTCTTCCCG TTAACAGCATCAGTGCTGGGTGCCATTTGGGTGACAAGCAGGCTTTCCTATGCCTGGGGCTATTACACTGGAG AGCCCGCTAAGAGAATGAACGGTGCCTATGGCTACATTGGATACCTTGGAGTTATCTGTCTGTCCATATATGTAGGCTTGCAATTGCTTGGAGTTTTTTAA
- the rsrp1 gene encoding arginine/serine-rich protein 1, with product MAPVQLSDEPSGVFDQRSPSSYYSRNSYESSPSSSSGSDRGRHRSSSSSDSSSSRSRSRSHPRCHRHSHCRGHRRYSRHHASRRYRAHSRSDSRSPSLDRYHRLHRCSTSHSRSRSRASYAGRRYSRVQARFNGFPRSPSRSYRSPSRSSGSSVILSLEDKRELLKVARNNAMKLLGVEKLELPESVKPILSEQVEKHKWGLPESEPRVRPHPKKISSQRNEAEASVTSPKIAAKTKTITFSINNCVAKPTMIAPSSAKVTARVDSYESRKPYGHWVPVMSGKSSRARKQVRTKSQ from the exons ATGGCTCCTGTTCAACTGAGTGATGAACCCAGTGGTGTTTTTGATCAGAGGAGCCCCTCCTCCTACTACTCCAGGAATAGTTATGAAAGCAGCCCTTCCTCATCTTCTGGCAGCGACAGAGGCCGTCACAGGTCTTCATCATCCAGCGACAGTTCCTCATCTCGTTCCAGGTCCCGCTCTCATCCTCGCTGCCACAGACATTCCCACTGTCGCGGTCATCGAAGATACAGCCGCCACCATGCATCACGCCGCTACAGGGCGCACTCTCGATCCGACAGCCGCTCACCCTCACTGGACAGGTATCACAGGCTCCATAGGTGCTCCACTTCTCACTCCAGATCCCGCTCAAGAGCTTCATATGCTGGGAGGAGATACAGCAGGGTCCAGGCTCGTTTTAATGGGTTTCCCAGATCACCGTCCAGATCCTATAGGAGTCCCTCGAGATCCTCAGGAAGTTCAGTCATCTTGAGTTTGGAAG ATAAGAGAGAACTTCTCAAAGTTGCAAGAAACAATGCCATGAAGCTGCTGGGAGTGGAGAAACTGGAGCTTCCTGAGAGTGTGAAACCGATCCTGTCAGAGCAGGTGGAGAAGCACAAATGGGGGCTGCCCGAGTCTGAGCCAAGGGTTAGACCACACCCTAAAAAGATATCATCACAG CGCAACGAAGCAGAGGCCTCAGTCACCAGCCCAAAGATTgccgcaaaaacaaaaaccatcaCTTTCAGCATCAAT AATTGTGTGGCCAAACCAACCATGATTGCGCCATCCAGTGCTAAGGTAACAGCTAGAGTGGACAGCTATGAAAGCAGGAAGCCCTATGGCCACTGGGTCCCGGTCATGTCTGGCAAGTCCTCCAGGGCACGCAAACAAGTGCGCACCAAGTCACAGTAG